The Hippoglossus hippoglossus isolate fHipHip1 chromosome 10, fHipHip1.pri, whole genome shotgun sequence DNA segment CTATCAGGACAGGCCCAGGGGCCCAAGCGGTCGAGGGCCCCTGAAGCATGAGCCTTGGTTTGAAGTCTGCTGCAAGCATTTCTCATTGAGAAATCACAGGGCTGAGTCAAAGCTAAGGATGctccagttgtgttttttattctgacaCCCTAACATTGAGAATCTGCTGATACAGAGACCGATCTCGTATTAATTTATTAtctctttgttcattttttccCGTGGCATAGTTCAGCTACAGTAAACCTGCATTAAAGTTATTGAAGCAATTTAAAGTCCCCCTCCACTCAAAAACGTGTTTGGCTTATTGTTCCTTGACTTGAAAGTTTGACCTTCACTGTGCAGAATAATGTATGTGCAGAGTTTGGCACCAGAAGGCTGTTTTCACATTAATCTGCTGAAAGGGaaagtttctctgtttttttttttttcacttcataAGTCTGAGACATTCAAGCACCAGCATGATTTGTGACATCAACACTAGTTTGGAGCCAATCACGGTCCAACGAGCAACTTATGTGATGTGGAAACATGTAGCCTCCAATGCACTTAAATAGAGAATTTATGGGCTTCTCATTGAAGTGAGAGGCATCTTGTGTCCAACAGTTGAAATGAACAATATTTGCATATTAATCCATGCTGTTTTTTAAACGAGGGACAAGGAGCATGTGGTTTTATCAATTCTTAACTAGTTACTTGATCTTTTTGGTGATATCAGACACATAATCGTTGAAAGCGGTGTATTCTTGTTTCTTAAAAGCTGTCAGGAGGGGACGTTAAAATATGTTTGAAAGCAGATTATCCCTACTCGACAAAAAAGAACCTGCATCACAGATCTGCTTTATACAGTTATTTTTAATATCTTGTATCATATGTTAGTGTGTGAGATTTCTACAAAGAGAAATGTGAGTGGGGATCTGTTGTGGCAGGAATGTTTGAAGAGGATTTAGACTGTGAAAGAAATGGTTTCAATCAACGACAGAAATTCACATGTTTCTACCTGGAGCTCGTTGGCTCATGATGCTTCCATGATGCATTAGGTCTCATTTCACCGATTGAATATCTCATTTTTAGTAAagacttttcacatttttgaaCACTGATAGTTTTAATGTGTCCCTGTCCTGTGTGAAGCCAAATAAAACTAACAGAACAAACACGTTCCTCAGTCCATCACGCTTCTCTCTGCTAACCCGAATCATCTCAGTGCTCCGAGGAAATTGTCGCAAATCTGCCTGCGTGTCTCAAAGAAAGGAAGTTTTCAATTACCCAATGTAGGTTACTCTGAATCAATTACTGTTGCATAGGACACGGCTTATTCCTTCACGAGGGCTTAAATAAATGTCTTCTCTATAATTGAAACGACAACAGCACTAACAGTGATTACATTAactgttctttttctcttttgttttgcagcGTATCACTGAATTTTGAGAAAAACTCGCCCGACTGACTCAGCTACCCCCAAGGCAtgttgtgttaaaaaaacacctATGCAGGTAATGgagttattatcattattgcaTTTAGTTTGCTAGATTACAGCATCCTGTCCTCTTATCTAATTAACACTGGCCTAATTAACTTCTTTTATTGCTCAGGTGGATCCTACACTAATGAATGTAGGGGATGGAGGCACGGTGAGCAGAGAGATCAGTGCTCCAAATAAAGCGTCCACTAGTATGGTGGGAAATCCCCCCCAGACGCTACCCTCTGAGTTTAGAGGAGATGTTACCCTCAGTCAGCAAAACAAGACCACTCCAACAACAGACTGTAAGACAGCGAAAGCCTGCCTGGACACTAGCAATTACAACCACAGCCCAGAGCTTTCTTCACCTCAGCAGCCCAACAATGCGCCAGTGTCAGGCTCAGAGAAGAGAGCAGACAAAAGGGCAGAGGCCCCTAAACTCAAGGCTGACGCTGCAGCCGTTTTCCCCACTTCTCAGTGGTCAAGTGGCGTGAAAGTCGGCCGGGAGGACTCACTCACCCCCTGTCACAGCAATGTGACATCCAGTAAGAAATCACACCCGCAAACACAATCGGTGCAAAGTGTTTCCCCTGGGTTTCAGTGCTCCGCCATGTTTAAACCAGCCCAGCCTGTTGCCTTTCTTCCTTCCACTAATTTCGCCTCGCCACTTTGTAAAATCACTCTTCCACCAGCATTGGGTCAGATTGCAGCGCTGAGAGAAGCCACAGCCaatcagtttcagaaagaaattcAGCCTCAAAGTTCAGGTGTCGGAGGGACGTCGCTCATGCGGACCTATCCCTACCAGTTCTCTGTGGGACGGTCACCAGCTAAAGATAAAAAAGCAGGCACATCAACCTCAAAACTTAAATCTAACCATTCATCGAGTAAGAACACCAAATCTGCAGGAGAGCATAAATCCTTAGCCTCAGTGGTAGCCTCACCAGCTATTGCCCTACCGTTGCAGCACCCGCCATTAACCTCTGCAGCACCCACCCACTACACGCTATCTCCCACTGCTGCCATTTGCTGTGGCTCTGCACTTGCCAGCATCACCTCTCAAAGCAGACTGCTGAACCATGTGGAGAAAGGCAACAGCATAGACAAGACGACTATGGGCTCTCTTAAAACCGCACTTCCCTCCGCTTCAGAGGACCACACAGCTTGTTCCATTGAGTCAAGAGACGTGCCTCTTGATTTGTCCGCGAAATCAAAACGTCCAAAATGCATTAACGACCCTCCAGTTTCTCTGATGGAGCCTCATAACACTGAGTCAAATCAGCGAGATTTTCTGAACTCAAAGAGGACTCATTCCTCAACTTATAGTTCTGCCGTGCAATACCCTATCCTACCCAATACCCACAGAAACGGGTCCCatcaaaagcaaataaataggCCTCAGAATCACCAGGTCCCAGAGCCCAAACCAACCTGGGGTAAGGGATCTGCACAAGACCCCATAAAAAACATCCCTGGAACTTATGTGGGTGTGGCGAGCCCCATACTGGCTTCTACTCTGCGGGGCAAAGACGGAAAGGGGACCTTTGCGGATGAATTTCAGAGTTTTGCGAAGCAGGAGTTTATATCTATAATTGACCAAGGAGAACATCTGGCCTCAGGAGGAAAGAAGCCATCCTGTCTGATGAAGGGCAACCAGCATGCTCACAGCGTCAAGCCTGTTAAAAACACCAGCACAGCCATAACTAAGAACTGTCCATCTAAAGCAGCCCTAACGACTACCCTGTCGAGCTCTGCCAACGCCCAGAAGTCTGCACCGGGCAAAACAGCAGTGCCATACTCGACCACTGTTGTCAATCCAGCCTGGCAGCAGCCGTCTCATCATCCTCACCAAGCCTCCTCTGCTCAGAGAAAAAACACCCACGGATCCACAAAGACAAAGGGCAGCACAGGTACAGAGGGATCCAGGTTGCAGAGCGCTCATCACAGCCCGTCcagtcaggaggaggagaagtgggaGAGAACGAAGTCTCCGCTGTCGAACCTCACATCCATCGTGAAGCAACAAGCTCTGGAAACGACAGCACTGAGCGCTGAGGGTAATACTCAAGCTTCACCTGTTGCATCCAGAAAAGCTGATGTTCTGAAACCAGTCGCGGGGAGTCAagacacacagactaaataccCACCTTACTGGTCTGTGGAGAAATGGCCGGGTGTACCATCTCCAGAGGATTTAACTCAAACAATGAAAAGACACGAGAAGGCGAACGCCACCGAGCCTCTGGAGAATAATACAGAGTTACGCACCAGTCAAGGGGAACACATGGGACTACAAAAGAAGCAAGGCTCTTCAAAGCCCGCTGGGCAGTCTCATCTCTTCGGGAGCAATGGATCAACAAACAAGAACAGGATGGAGAGCAAACTAGCCCAGGTGTTAGAGGGGGAGACATTGAAGAAAGAAAGTGGGGCAGCAGACAGTGCTCCCAGTGAAAAATTGGAGGGCATGGTGGCGTCTATTCTAACGGGCCAGTGTGCCAGGGGAGGCGACaagtttgagaaaaaaacaaatggaaccAAAGAGGAGTCGCCAGCCAAAGCAAAAGCTGCTGCCATCAAGCAAAAGAAGACGAGTCCTAAGAAGCCAGTGAAGGAGAAGTCGCCCACAGAGCCGTCGAAGAAGGCGGCAGGAAAGAAGAAGCAAGACGCAGAAATTACTCCGACCAAAGTGTCCAGCGCAAAGAAGGTGAAgtatctgtgtgtttaatgtcctaAATATCTCAGTTAATTTCTCACAATCTCCCTTTGATAGAATTTTAGGGAAATATTTAAGGTAGCAATCACCTTTTAAAGATTTTAGCTGTTGAATCTGCCATACAGCGCTCCCTTTCAATAACATTAATTTACAAATAGTGATGTTTAATTCCAAGCGTTTATTTTGAGTCTGTCAGATGCTCCATCTCATGAAAGCTCTGTGATCAATAGTATCCAATACAGCACGCTCACCTCAGTCTCCTGTGTATTCCAGCAGAAGAAACAACCTGCACCTGTGTTGGAGCAGAGTCTGTCGGCGAGAAAACTTTACCCACAGAGTAAAGGGTCGATTCCAAAGGACAAGACCAGTCCCAGCAAGGTTGAGCAACCAACCCCGAAAAAAACAGGTacagtctttgtttttgttattgtgacaTTTAATGCTCTGAAAAAtcttacagcagcagcaaaactGTCTGTTATCTCTCGCAGATCATTAAGCTAGTGTTTGATAACTCTACCTTCTCAGAGTTTTAGCTCTGGAGATAACAGCCTGCAGTCAGCCTGCGTAGTCTGGTAGATGATGTGTATTTAGCAGTCAGAAAATGCCTCACAGTCTCTGAATGGCCTGTTTTTCATGTCTCTGTCATGATTCTACGCATAAACGCTGGTGTGAGTGAAACAATCCACTGTGATTTAATCAGTTACAGATAGTGGCAGCAGTCCTCCTAGTGGGGAGACTCCAGTCTCTCTCAAAAGCCCCACCGTTTCCAGGAAGGACACTGACGTTACAGAGGGCTCCTTCCCGagactgaggagaggaagacggCGAGCCGATGAGGCTCGACTCGACCTCTGGGGCTTTGCGACACCTTCGCCTCCACCCCCACCGATGCCTGCTCCACCTCCAACTTCCCCGTCACCTCCTGTGACTCCCACTCAACCCGTCCGCCGTCCGAGAGGGAGGCCCCGCTCGAACCCGCTGCCAGAACGAGCGCATCAGGGCAAGGTCAGTGCAGAGGGTTACACGCCTGCTCATAAGAAACGCCGGCGATGTCGGAGCACGAAGTATCAGACTGGAGATTACATCACTGAGAAAGACAAGATGGAAGATGGAGAGCACCCTGAGGAATCTAACTCCCTGAGGCGGGACAGTGGAACTCCAGCAGGTACGGTCTCAGTTTCTCTCCAAAGATCAGTAAAGATTTAATGAATTGTTTCTAGCCCAAGTTTTCATCAAAGTCTGTTGGTAACAGATGAAAAGTATTTAGAAAATGATAGTGTGAATCATAAAATTTTAACATAGaatcttatttgtatttttaaacgATGAAATAAAAATTTGATTGAGCAACTAATTGTCACAAAAGTTTAATTAGAGCCCCAATGACAGGTTGgttaattattgattattaaatgGGTGATGTGTAAGTTTTTGCTATCGTTACAGAGCCAACGTCACCATTAAACAGCTGTTCAgggaaacacatttattatttactggCAACTATTTAGTTAATTGATAAGTTGTTTGAGTAATCTGATAAGAAACATTCCCCAATTCCAGCTTTTCAAATGTGACTATTTGTTTcaaataattgtaaaataaacatgagtTTTGGACTGCTGCTCAGACTGGGACTGAACAGCAGGTGGTGGATGTTTTTCATGAATATCTGTCATTTTAGAGACAACGAATTAATCTGTTCATcgtaaaaaagaaagagcagattAGTTATATTAAAAATTACTGCATTTATGAATGACAAAATAATGGTTATAATCCTTTAAACACACAGTTCGTAGCATTAGTTGGAAACAGTTTCACAAATAAGCCTGAGTTGTTCTCCTCTATTTCTGTTATATATTAATCCTCTTTTGGCCGCTGACCAGACTAAGTGACAAAACATTTGGCTCTGCTGGCTCGTGACGGGCATTTATCATCATTTCTGACGTTTAATAGACTTAGTGATTATTCATTCTATGAAAAATTATCTGATGAATGAGTCTGTACTGAAAATAGTTGCAGCCCTGTTCAAGTCTGTGGAATAACTTAAACATAATTTCATGATTTAATCAACTTAAGCCACCTGATATTTGGTGTCACTGAGTCTTTGGAACTAGAAATAACGCATTGACACATTTACCAggtttttgtacattttcaaacattcaAGTAAATACTTTTCTTTCAGAAATGCCAGaatgtttgattaaataaatatatcgaAACAAAATAGATTGATATTTTACCTAAATATATAATTTGCATTAGCTTCTGATCATTAGGGATTTCTGAGCCCAGAGTGTGTTCAGTTAGTAATGGACTTCTGGATAtgtaatgataaaaaaaaaaacgtagcTTCTGTAATTAAATAGACTCTAACAAATTGAAAAAAGGATTAATAGAACATTGTTAGACCCTTTGAAACTAGAGTATACATATAAAGCATATGATAAGAGGCTAAGTTACAGAGTATGCAGTGAACATGCATGCATTAAACTCTCAGATCCAAGTCACAGGTACACAGGGAAGCCAGGTGTTAGACCGAGGTCGACCTGCTCGCTGAGAACTGAATGCCTGTTGCCAAACGTGCTTAGCTCTAGAGGAAAGAACTGGTATTATGATGAGGCCTGTCTGTCTATCGAGGACAGTAATAACTTTATTGATAATTTAATGACCCATGGTGGGATTTCTCCTTGTATTGCTGATGGCCAGTCCGAATATGACAAATGAGTCAACATATGAAAGAGAGTGACTCTACAATGAAGCAATGACACTAAACACAATTTTAGAGATCTCATAAGTTCATTATGATGGTGTGGTGGGACGGATTATACTAAAGCAGGCTGTCACAGTCTAGGTGACGGGAAACACTGAATGACACATAAGGTGTATATCTTGAGAATTGAAAATGTCTCTACGTTCTAAGACGAGGATGATTGGTGCAGGAAGTACCGTCCGTCTGatgttgacaaaaaaaagggCCTAAAATATTTCATGAGAACGGGGATGAAGCTGCATCAGTGCACCAGATAAGATGTGTGGTGGggtattgaaatatattttctttcttcatctgtTTGATGCACAACCTCCTTTACTGTTTTGTCATCACAGATCCACAAGGGGATCAGTGTCCGAGTCCCACTGCCTGCAGCCCGGAGCCTCCTCCACGGAAATCCTCATTCACCCGCTCAGGATCGGTCCGCTACCACGAGAGCGAGGTGTCTCCGGAGCGCAGCGATAAACCTGCCGGGAAGAGAAAGTTCAAAAGCAAGCATTTAAGTGACGGCGATGAGCCGAAGGTAAGTCACCTGCTGATGCTGCTTGTTGGATAACAGTTCATTAGAACTCATACAGTGTTGATAGATGTATGACACAGTGTAccacgtgtatatatataagctTACAGTGCCCCCCTGTGGCTAGACATATGCCATGTTTGTCACATGTGTAATGGCAGCTACTTTATTACAGCACGTCTTTGACAAGTGGAAGCTGTTGCCATATCCTAGCATCACAAGAGCTTCTCACTTCACTGTGTCCTAATCAATGAATCATTATTTCAGATTAAGATTAAGACCAAACGCAGCAGCTTGGGCAAGCGAGGCGCCTCACTCGCCCTGGGTGATGAAGGTGCTGATGTAAAAAGAACAGAaagcccccctccccctcccactcccactcccaAATGTTTGCCAGCATCTCCATCCAGTAAGAAAGGCTCATCAGGAAGAAGCAGTGGTTCAGAGTCTCCTCCCAAAAGAGTCATTCCTCCGGAGGTTCGTCGACTTATCGTCAATAAAAACGCTGGGGAGACTTTGCTGCAACGCGCTGCCCGCTTGGGCTATCAGGTAAAATCCTGCTTATTTAAACTTGTGTAGTATCCTTAAACATTTATCTCCAGTAGCCACCGTACGTCTTTGAGACTTATGACACTGTCTGCGTGTCCTTCCTCTGTCCGCAGGATGTGGTTCAGTACTGTCTGGAGAAGGACATCAGGGAGGTGAATCGCCGCGACAACGCTGGTTACACAGCTCTGCATGAGGCCTCCTCCAGAGGCTGGACTCAGATAGTCCAGATACTGCTGAAACATGGAGCAGACGTGAACTGCAGCGCCCAGGACGGAACACGGTGAGATTACATGATGCATTATTCAGCGTTATGGTTGTgataaattgatttaaaataatttatatatattaagtaGCCATTGGTTATTTGTAAACAACATATGTACTAATAATATCTATATTGTGTTctatttgttatatattttttagctGGGgtaaatattttgtgtttattaacaTCAGAAATAATCAAAGATCAATAATCCAGGTCTCTTGGGttcctgttgtgtttactgtctAAAACGGAGGTTgtacatttattcaaatgtttaaattccttccttctctctttttccatttctttggGGGGTATAGAGTTGTTGTTTAGCACTTTTTCtttagataaatagatagatgtCATGTTCATGTCTCGTTGTTTCTTCCACTAGGCCTCTTCATGATGCAGTAGCGAGTGACAACCTTCCAATAGTCTGGTTGCTTCTAAACCACGGTGCAGACCCGACTCTGGCCACCTACTCTGGACACACACCAGTCAAACTGGCACATAGTCTCGGCATGAAGACCTTCCTCACAGGTACAATTcaattttttctctttttccatcatTGGAACTTATCTTTGGATAAATAGAatcattcctcctcctcattaagctatttaatataaaacagacTAAACTCATTCCTCACATCATCAGCAGTCACTTCAGACACTGTTCACAACAGGCTGGAACAAAGCTTCTTGAaatctttcattttcacaatTCAGGCAGTGTCTCAACACATAAATAAACTCTGAACATTCCCATAACAGCAGAGTCGTAAAATCTTCCATCCACATTGAACTTGACATTAACAATTTGAGACAACAGCAGAGTAAAAGGTGGAGCTCACCTTCATGGCGTTTAGGTGAGTTTacacaaacagatacaaacacgTCATCTACAGCTCAGGTCACTTTGTGTTTCAACATccttctttatatttttatttctttgcaaaacaaactgaTATGTTACTTTCAGTCTTCTCACTTTTCTCATCATGAATTTCTTCTTGGCTCTGACAGGTACACAAGCATTAGTATTATGACTATCATGAGTTCAGTATCAGTAATAACATGCAAACTTAACTTGGGTCAGCGTATAATACAAGACTGTTTCTTTTCCAGAATATTTCACAGAACTGGAAGGTCGAAATGAACAGGACTCCAGTTTACCCTGGGATTTCTACAGCAGCTCACTGTTTGGTAAGAAACCTTCACACGTGTTAATTTACCTGATCTgattgtctctctgtttgtctttgtcaatCAAAAGGTCTGtttgaatatgtaaatgtggTGTTTAAAAGGTGGTTGTTAGCTCATTCCTCCACCGTCAGTGAGGCAGACGAGTTGAGGCTTGTCGGAGCAGTTAGTTTGTAGGCTGGGCTCAGGCTCAGCCACTGGGATGTGGCGAGCTGTTTGCCTCGTGCAACAGCCACAGGCAACCAGGGGAAGAAAAGCAGGACTCAATCTGagtggaagaagagaaggagacatacgctgttttcagacatgaaaggCAAAGTTCGGGTAAAGTCTGGACCGAGTTCTCCGGACTTTACTCAAACTTTGACTTTTACACATCCACAACACAGctggaggttctctgcacacacacacgtttacaacagcaacaaatcctccacattattcaggcgagaggtggagcagccgggtggagcagacagaggcaggaagtgacgtattcattgtgatcatgtttacagcacccgaCACCGTCGTCAACTCTTAAAGCCACAAATTGACttctttgtcggtgtcttctatgtttgtctcactgctttttcaccgggagatttttttttctttttgctagtttttgtcatttttgcgtctgtcacatgttagaagcgtcatcaaatccccccactcgctcacggtgaatccagtgggggatcCCCCGCTGTGTCCTCACATAGAATTCCCCTGACTTTCTATAGATTTTATACCCAGAGGCCAGACGGAGAAACTCTCTAGAAACtgcggaggctctcactcggacatttgctttcacacatgcacctcctccggagaaaataccGAGGTTCTGCAGAGttcagtctgaaagcagctatagagaGGAAGTGAATACAGTGTAGAATGAAaaggttaaatgttttttaattacaacTAGAAAAATGTAGGACAAATAGATGAAAATAAGAACATGTCTCCACCAAAGTAAATTAAGTTATGAAGGAAAATCAATTTCTTTTCATGTCGAGTGCTTGCAGGTTTTACAGTTAATGTCTCTACTGCAGTTAAAGGTCCATCACTTTTTTcttgaatgaaaaataacatcCACAAGTTAATGAGATGCAGattatgtgtgttgttttatgtctctgtgtAGGATGCACTTAACTTCAACTTGCGACTAACACTCAGAGTTTGTTTTCCATAACTGATAAGCATCGCCAGAATCACGTAGGCTTCATTATAGGTGGTGTGACTTTAACGTCCACTAGGGGGCGTCCTTTCCATGTGTACCACAGCAGCGCAGCAGTGTGTCCGCTCCATCTCTCCTCACCTCAGATGGTTTCTCTCCACAGAGACGGACCAGGAGCCGTGTTGGGACTTCCTGCTGTCGGAGCAGaaccaggagctggaggagaaccCGCCAGTGAAGACCGAGCACGACTCGGACAGAGACTGTCTCCTGTTCGAGTTCTCGTCTGAGCCGCTGCTTCCCTGCTTTCACGTTCAGGTGTCACTAGCACAGGGGTGAGTCCAGACATCGTTAGTACAATCAATTCGCACCAAATCCTTataatttgttaatttaatAAGATTCCAATCAACATCTGCGTCCAGTCGTGCAGTAATTGCTGATTTTTGGAACCTGATAACTTTATGAATTGTGTTAAAGTGAGTCTGATATTTTTAACTGGAGTTAAGAGTGTTTACATTTAGCATGATGCTGTTACACTCCCCATATACATTGGTGTATTCTCAGTTTTGATGTAATAGCACAATGTTTTCAAATATGGGACCAATTTAGGTAATCGATGATGAGAGTAGTTACGGATCGCTGTGACTCATGTGCTCTGAGTACCTTTAGTTCAGAACATTGTTTTTGCTGCCTACCTTATATTTTATAGAGTTTTGTTGTGGTTAtgtagtttatttgtttttttttcctgtttacacaagaataataaaaacaacagtaacatGGTTAAACAAAAAATCCCAGCTCAGATCAACAAACAAGATTTTTCACGATGTTTAGGAGACTCATAATGTGAGATAAATCAGGTGTAGGGCTTCCAGGCTGTGTAGAACTCATCTGCTTTGTTTTAATAGAATAAGCAGGAACACACatgttctttgattttttttataagtTAGAATAAAGAAATTAGATCGATACATGTCATGGTACCCAAAGATTCCCAGacttttacacaaacaaaaagtattGGGCCatagtatttatttatctggagatgtttgtgttgtaaaacTCTGTTAATGTTTAACcaaatcttttttgtttttgttctctcaCCCAATAACCTTTATCTTGACATTTCTCTCTCGCGCAGCTTTTGCAACTGGTTCCTCCTGACAGACGTCCTGAAGCGCCTGAAGATGTCTGCACGGATCTTCCGGGCGCGTTACCCTCACCTGGAGGTGGTGAGTTTGCCGCGAGCCGAGCTCTGGAAACAAGTGTCGGTCAGCCAGGTGAGCTCGGCTTTGGCTTCACCCTACAGAGGCAAGAACAAAGATGAGgaagacaaggaggaggaggaggaagaaggactAGTGGAACTGGTGCGCTGCGTCCCGGAAATCCAGAGACTACTGGGCTCGTCCATTCACATCCTGCAAGAAgatgacgaggaagaggaagaggaggaggaggaaaagacactgacaaacacagggAAGCCTCACAGCCGATAGCCTCTGCTGCATCGCACTCCTCCATCAAGTACTTTGTGCAGGCAGCAGCTCAAAGGAAACCTGTCCGTCCATTGTAGCGAGCGTCAGGGGTTTGAATTCCAGCTACGGCAACGGCTCGACACTCCACCGataacctttgacctcagacAGAAGGTGACTAAGAGATCACCACACGGGAGTGGTCTGTGCAGGAAAGCAGCTTTCAGGTTCCTATCTATAGGTATATTTGAATAAATGAGAACTATTGAGCAAACCTTTTTTTATGGATAATGTATGTACATGGTAGTGTATATGTATATCTTGCCATCaggggaaaaacacatttggttATATAAACGGATTTTTGTGGCAAGGACCGGATTAcgtttcactttttgttttgagtttgttCCTGAGGGGAAAGCGATATTTTTTGATGGGAGACTTTTATCTTGATGAACTCTTGTGTAAAGCTCAGACTCTTGAGTCAGGGAGAGACAGACGTCTGTCGACCTGTGAGACCTGGAGACCTGCAGAGGAGCGACCACGGCACATAATCATCAATCAtgatttccattttctttctttcttcatttttgaCTTCATCACGCTCCAGATATCGTCACTGGATGGACCTAAGAGCTTAGGTTGTTTCATCTCTCCTCCACATTTCACTAAGGAAACCTGGGTCAACTGCCCCTGGACCTTTTGAGATTAAGTTTGTTTCCAGAACCAGACAGAAACAGTTGTAGTGTTCTCCACTCCCCAGGTTGCGCTCCCTCCTGAACTGATACAGAATCCTGTGGATCTCTCTCAGAGGAAACGTTGGACCGTCTCTTGAGTCCAAAACCTGCTCCTGAGTCCAAGCAGCTGAGACGCCCTCGTAACTGCAGCCACGGCCGCCTCCCACGTCCCCACGTGCTGTTTCCAGATCCTAGAGtgctttgtgttgcagtgttttCTCTACACTGTTTGTTGTGCTTT contains these protein-coding regions:
- the bcorl1 gene encoding BCL-6 corepressor-like protein 1 isoform X1 codes for the protein MQVDPTLMNVGDGGTVSREISAPNKASTSMVGNPPQTLPSEFRGDVTLSQQNKTTPTTDCKTAKACLDTSNYNHSPELSSPQQPNNAPVSGSEKRADKRAEAPKLKADAAAVFPTSQWSSGVKVGREDSLTPCHSNVTSSKKSHPQTQSVQSVSPGFQCSAMFKPAQPVAFLPSTNFASPLCKITLPPALGQIAALREATANQFQKEIQPQSSGVGGTSLMRTYPYQFSVGRSPAKDKKAGTSTSKLKSNHSSSKNTKSAGEHKSLASVVASPAIALPLQHPPLTSAAPTHYTLSPTAAICCGSALASITSQSRLLNHVEKGNSIDKTTMGSLKTALPSASEDHTACSIESRDVPLDLSAKSKRPKCINDPPVSLMEPHNTESNQRDFLNSKRTHSSTYSSAVQYPILPNTHRNGSHQKQINRPQNHQVPEPKPTWGKGSAQDPIKNIPGTYVGVASPILASTLRGKDGKGTFADEFQSFAKQEFISIIDQGEHLASGGKKPSCLMKGNQHAHSVKPVKNTSTAITKNCPSKAALTTTLSSSANAQKSAPGKTAVPYSTTVVNPAWQQPSHHPHQASSAQRKNTHGSTKTKGSTGTEGSRLQSAHHSPSSQEEEKWERTKSPLSNLTSIVKQQALETTALSAEGNTQASPVASRKADVLKPVAGSQDTQTKYPPYWSVEKWPGVPSPEDLTQTMKRHEKANATEPLENNTELRTSQGEHMGLQKKQGSSKPAGQSHLFGSNGSTNKNRMESKLAQVLEGETLKKESGAADSAPSEKLEGMVASILTGQCARGGDKFEKKTNGTKEESPAKAKAAAIKQKKTSPKKPVKEKSPTEPSKKAAGKKKQDAEITPTKVSSAKKQKKQPAPVLEQSLSARKLYPQSKGSIPKDKTSPSKVEQPTPKKTVTDSGSSPPSGETPVSLKSPTVSRKDTDVTEGSFPRLRRGRRRADEARLDLWGFATPSPPPPPMPAPPPTSPSPPVTPTQPVRRPRGRPRSNPLPERAHQGKVSAEGYTPAHKKRRRCRSTKYQTGDYITEKDKMEDGEHPEESNSLRRDSGTPADPQGDQCPSPTACSPEPPPRKSSFTRSGSVRYHESEVSPERSDKPAGKRKFKSKHLSDGDEPKIKIKTKRSSLGKRGASLALGDEGADVKRTESPPPPPTPTPKCLPASPSSKKGSSGRSSGSESPPKRVIPPEVRRLIVNKNAGETLLQRAARLGYQDVVQYCLEKDIREVNRRDNAGYTALHEASSRGWTQIVQILLKHGADVNCSAQDGTRPLHDAVASDNLPIVWLLLNHGADPTLATYSGHTPVKLAHSLGMKTFLTEYFTELEGRNEQDSSLPWDFYSSSLFETDQEPCWDFLLSEQNQELEENPPVKTEHDSDRDCLLFEFSSEPLLPCFHVQVSLAQGFCNWFLLTDVLKRLKMSARIFRARYPHLEVVSLPRAELWKQVSVSQVSSALASPYRGKNKDEEDKEEEEEEGLVELVRCVPEIQRLLGSSIHILQEDDEEEEEEEEEKTLTNTGKPHSR